AGAAAAGGGAATTGTCTAGACAATTCTCCAATGGAGAACTTCTTTGGAATATTAAAACAAGAAATGTATTATGGAGAGGATTTTACTAGTTATGATCATTTGATAAGTGAGATAGAAAAATATATTAAATGGTACAATGAAGATAGAATTAAAACAAAATTAAACGGAATGTCCCCTGTTATGGGGTATGTGAAAAGTTTTGTGTATCAGCTCCTCCTGATAGGTTGTGAGCTGATATTTTTTTGATTTTTAAAAAATATACTTTTATTACTAAAATCTGAAAGTTCAGATATTTGTAACCTAATTTTGGCACAATTAAACTAAAAGGTCAAGATTTTTCTAAAAATCTCCCTTTTTGCCTAATTGTATTTCTTAAAAATTTGAAGATTTCTGTCAAGAGCTGGTCGTCAGACCAGGGCTATACCTTTACTCTTGATTGAATGATTCAAATTTTTTATTATCTTTATGGCAAAATTTAGATTCTGCCTTCAAAAAATATTGATAGTTGTGACAATATTTGATCCCATCCTCTTATTCTACTCGTCCATTTACTTGAAGCATCTACCATCGCTAGATACAAGCTTTTTTGTAGGGCGTAGTCACTTGGAAATATTGTTTTGTTTTTTGTTACTTTTCTAAGTTGTCTATTAAAGTTTTCTATGCTATTTGTTGTATATATTAGTTTTCTTATTCCTTCTGGATATTTGAAATATGTTGATAATTCAGCCCAGTTATTTCTCCATGAATTTACACACATTGGGTATTTTTTGCCCCATTTTTCTTCAAATATATCTAGATTACTTAGTGCTAGTTCTTCTGTTGATGCTTTGTATACTGTTTTTAAGTCTTTCATTAGCTCTTTTATATCTCTATATGATACGAATTTTGTTGAATTTCTTATTTGATGAATTATGCATTTTTGAATTTCTGTTTTTGGATATACACTTTCTATTGCTTGGCTAAATCCTGATAAATTATCTGTTGAGACTATTAATATATCTTCTAATCCTCGTTCTTTTAATTGATTTAATACCAATAGCCAGTATTTACTTGATTCATTTTCTCCTACCCACATTCCAAGTATTTCTTTGTATCCTTCTGTATTGTATCCTAGTGCTATATATACTGCTTTTTTTACTACTATGTTATTTTCTCTTACATGATAGTGTATTGCATCTAAAAATACAAATGGATATACTTTTTCTAATGGTCTATTTTGCCATTCTTCAATAGTTGGTAGTATTTTATTTGTTATTTTGCTTACCATGGATTCTGATATTCCAAATCCATAGATTTCTTTTATGTGTGTTGATATGTCTCTTGTTGTCATTCCTTTTGCATACATAGATATTATTTGGTTTTCTATGTTTGATATGTCTTTTTGATATTTTTTCAATGCTTGTGGCTCAAAGGATCCTTCTCTGTCTCGTGGGATGTTTAGGTCTATGTTTCCGTATGATGATTTAACTGTTTTTTTACTTGATCCATTTCTTGTGTTTAATGACAGTGGTTTTTCACCATATTCATAATCTAGATGTTCATCTAACTCTGCTTTTAACATTTGTTCCATTGTGTCTCCTAGAAGATCTTTCAAAGCTTCTTGTAAATCTTGTACTGTTTCTGGTTGATATTCTTCAATTAACATCTTGGATATTTTGTTGAGTCTAGTTTCTGGTCTTTTTCTTGGCATTTTAAAATCCTCCTGATTACTATTATATCAGGAGGATTCTATACACAAACTATTTCACAGTCTCCTGTTATGTACAGATTACATTCCGCTTAAAATATTAATAAATTATTCCGTGTTTACGGGTTCAGGTCATTCTTCAGCTTTTTCAAATACAAAATGCTTATTAAACTGCTTAAAATGCAGGATTTCTAAATTTACATCTTTTGTATCAACGCTATAGCTTCAGCAGTCGATTTCTGCCAATCAAAGCTTCCTATTCGGTCGCTTCTCTTGGAAAATCTTTGCATAAGACCTGCCTTACTTTTGAGTGTAGCTTCGCTTCTTGACAAGTATGGCTAGGGCTTCAACGTGCGTTGTCTTTTACTTGGGAACATATTTTTTTATCCTCGTCATTCTTGTGGAGCACAATTTATCAATATCATTGTCTTTGGCATTTTTTCTTTTATCTTTGAAATTATTTGAATCTAGACTATCTTTTACTCCTGTTTTGAAATAGAATGTTAAGTCATATGGATGGACTGTTCCTTCTTTGTCAATTCTGCCTACCACAACTTTTTCAAATATGCTTTCAAATACTGTTCTGTTAAATTCCTCTATAATTTCTCTATTCTCTAAGATCTTTTTAAATTGCTTTAGTCTTTCT
This Finegoldia magna ATCC 53516 DNA region includes the following protein-coding sequences:
- a CDS encoding IS256 family transposase, coding for MLIEEYQPETVQDLQEALKDLLGDTMEQMLKAELDEHLDYEYGEKPLSLNTRNGSSKKTVKSSYGNIDLNIPRDREGSFEPQALKKYQKDISNIENQIISMYAKGMTTRDISTHIKEIYGFGISESMVSKITNKILPTIEEWQNRPLEKVYPFVFLDAIHYHVRENNIVVKKAVYIALGYNTEGYKEILGMWVGENESSKYWLLVLNQLKERGLEDILIVSTDNLSGFSQAIESVYPKTEIQKCIIHQIRNSTKFVSYRDIKELMKDLKTVYKASTEELALSNLDIFEEKWGKKYPMCVNSWRNNWAELSTYFKYPEGIRKLIYTTNSIENFNRQLRKVTKNKTIFPSDYALQKSLYLAMVDASSKWTSRIRGWDQILSQLSIFFEGRI